The Coffea arabica cultivar ET-39 chromosome 9c, Coffea Arabica ET-39 HiFi, whole genome shotgun sequence nucleotide sequence ATCAGAGCCAGAAGAAGCAAGAGGGCAGCAATTATTATTGGTAATCCATCCATCACCTTTTATTTACAACTTTTTATTgatttcaagtttcaatggtaTTGAAACATAACTTTTACAGTGAGCGTGTTGTACaggtctctctctctttttttggcAAACATAATGCATCTCATAGTATCCCTAATCTAGTTCAAGATAGTCTAGACTCCCAAATTTACTTGCAATAATTTGATTTGGAAATTACACAGGTGCTACCATAGGAGCAGGCGTGTTAATTTTCATGATCATTATTTCAATATCATACAATGCACTGAAGAAGAGATGGAACAATAGGCGCAAagagaagtttttcaaaagaatgtTACAACAGCAGTTACCCGCTGATGATATTGAAAACACAAAACTTTTCACTGCAAAGGAATTGAGCAAGGCTACTGACGGATTCAACAACGATCGAATACTAGGTCGCGGTGGTCAAGGCACAGTATACAAAGGAATGTTGACTGATGGAAGGATTATAGCAATCAAAAAGGCTAAAAATGTTGATGACAGCCGCTTTGAAGAATTCGTCAATGAGGTGGTCATTCTGTCACAAGTCAATCACAGGAATGTGGTAAAGCTCCTAGGTTGTTGTTTGGAGACAGAAGTTCCTTTACTGGTTTATGAATTCATCCCCAATGGAACCCTTTACAGTCTCATTCATAATCAGAATGATAATGAATTCCCCTTCACTTGGAACTTGAGACTAAGAATAGCCTCGGAGATAGCAGGTGCATTGGCATATCTGCACTCGCAAATCTCAGTTCCCATCCTGCATAGAGATGTCAAATCCAGCAATGTACTTTTGGATGAAAAGTACATAGCCAAAGTAGCGGATTTTGGAACTTCAAAGACCATTGAAGTTGATAAAACTCATTTAACTACAGCAGTGAAAGGGACATTTGGCTATTTGGACCCAGAATACTTCCACACAAGCCATTATACAGACAAAAGTGATGTTTACGGCTTTGGAGTTGTTCTTGTTGAGCTAATAACAAGACAAAAGCCAATATCTTCCACACCAATATCTTCCACACCAATATCTTCCATGCAAACAGGAGAAGATCACGTTTGCATGAGTTTGGTAGAAAGGTTTTTGAAATCCATGAATCAGAATTCTCTGCAAACGATTCTTGATTCTCAACTTGTGGATGAAAGATATGAAAACGAGGTTATTTTTGTTGCTAAACTTGCACGACAGTGCCTAAACTCAACGGGGAAAATGAGGCCAACAATGAGGGAAATACTTTTGGAGTTGGAAAGCATTAAATTGTCCAAACGTGATTCAACTATTGATACAAAATTTCGAAGTCCAAGTTGTATTGAAAATTTGGCTGATGGGATTGTTGGGAATACTGATACATATTGTACATGGACAAGTGGAAGTGATACTGTTGAGTCATCTTCAGATGCTCACCCTTTTCTGTAGTTTAATTAAGGACTTTTAAAACTAGTGCTTGAGATTTTGTacatcattatcattatcattactaTGTAAAAAGTACCATGAGTCTTGGTACTTTGGAGTTAATTGTTTGAGATGTTTTATATTGTAACAAAGTTTCATACTACCTATTTCCCCTTCCATATTCTGCTgcaaagaaaaatccaatctaGATTCTGAACTTGTTCTCCCAAATGTCATCTAAAATAGTCTCTACGTCGATCTCTTaaaaaacccaaaataaaaaaagccaCTGTATGTGTCATGGGAATTTTCAGCAAACAATTGCAGAATGTTAAAGATAATGATAATGTGTCGCTTCATaactaattattttttcaaCTACTTTTCTTTACATGTATGACTAATTCATCAAAATGCTTGTGTGAAGATTAAAcactaaatcatccaaattgacTTGCTGAATTTTGCATCTCAATGCATAAGATAACCCACAATGATCAAAATAACATCTTTTAAGGACACAAGTTTCAGTTAATGTGAAAGTTTTGCATCCAAAACCATTTCTAACCCTAAACTATATGACACTTCATATTGATGATATTTTTATTTAGTAAGACAAATCTTTAATGTTTTCTGAAACAACACATTCATAATAACATGGAACTCACCTGCTATTATGGAAAGATCATAACCTCCAGATTGCAAATGGTCTGTAACAATATAACACTGTATCTCCAAAGTAGTGTATCAGACAAGGTCTAGCAGAGTCCATCAAAGATTTGAAGCAATATTAAAATGGAAGTAATAGCTAACTTCTTTGTCTCACAAAACTTAGCTAAGTGCTTTTTCCTTCATGGCACTTCCTACTTCCTACAGATCAACCTTATACTCCAAATCAATTGATCTGGCTAAAGTTCATAGAAAAACCCGTGGAAACTTCATGTGTGTCTCAGTGCCAGAGTAGAGATGAGATCCAACTTCGGATTTACAAGGATCATTCATGATCTTCTCCCAAGCAACAATAAAAGAATAATACAGAAAAACAAGGGGGCCTTTGAAACGCCTTGAAACTTGAAACTTTAGAACAAATATAACATGTATTATAACcccaaatacaaaatttccctcCCCTCACTTCTCTCCTCTATTTCCCTCCCCTTCTTCTTTTTGGACAAATTTCTCTTCAGTTCTTCATGATAATCTCCCACACACCATGCATAGGCAATCTTATATCAGTAAAGTTTCAATCTTTTCATTGTTTTCTTGAGATTTTCCTTGATATTCTCGATATAAACTTGGTGATGAAAGCTTACATTGATAAACAggtgaaaatttaaaaaaaaaaaatgttttgcagAAGGGTCCGTAGGCGAAggcctcattcattcattcatttgggCACAAAAAAAAGTGATATTCTGTATTCAATACTCATGCTACAAGTTGGAGAGAATCAGTTGTGAATGTGGGTGGGTGCTcaagtaattttcattttcattaagCACAAATCAAGAGTGGAGTGCCTTGGACGTTTGTTTGAAGTGCCAAAAATTATTTGCCATTTTGAGGAGAATTTTAAAATCAAAAGGGCTGAACCTTtgcaagaaataaaattttgtgaCTTTTCATAGTGTAACATTGACAAGGTTAGATAATTGGAGAGAAGGTACATGATTATGATTGGAACTTTAAAAGCGGTATGCTTCTTTTCAATTGCAACCAAAATTTGGATACAATAAATGTTAAcggtttttttttattccaaGCATGATTCAGATACAATGAATAAGAGGATGCAGGGAATAATAAATCTAAGAGCACATCAATGCAAACATTCAACAATACTAAGGCGTTACCAAAACGACTAAAATGGTATAGGTAGATACGATCCAGAGATGGTAATATGTTGTTCCCCTACTGGTTTACGAATTCATCCCCAGTGGAACCCTCTCTAGTCTCATTCATAATCAGAATGATGATGAGTTCCCCTTCACTTGGAAGTTGAGATTAAGAATAGCCACAGAGATAGCAGAAGCCTTGGTCTATCTGCACTCAGAAGTTTCAGTCCCCATCTTACACCGAGACATCAAATTCAGCAACATACTTTTGGACGAAATATACAGAGCCAAAGTATCCGATTTTGGAACTTCAAGGTCTATTGAAGTTGATAAAACTCATTTAACTACAGGTATCAAAGGGACTTTTTGCTATTTGGATCCAGAATACTTTCAAACTAGCCAATATACGGAGAAAAGTGATGTTTACAGTTTCGA carries:
- the LOC113708148 gene encoding wall-associated receptor kinase-like 1; this translates as MTAQFGTGDMRLISVLFLFLCHIVLSSGATRFPMAKPGCSDTCGAVRIPYPFGIGPGCALNQAYTINCTDGVDSSMDGPRPYLTIRPQRGSLQFRQVLEVSLRGQTVTINTTTPEVCWDQGQANLPSLDPVLNGTPFLYSPEHDKLMLVGCGNVLLTLGFDSPEILSGCTSMCSSRKTPGCYGINCCQASFPYYLSQYSLNLTASQNLTSRTCSYALFVDQKWNLDDYLNPLKDPFFPVVWSWTLQNYSDIDAISGCSPKNSSLQLESRNISSYQCECRTLGGDTWFYQINPYLDGACQEGATIGAGVLIFMIIISISYNALKKRWNNRRKEKFFKRMLQQQLPADDIENTKLFTAKELSKATDGFNNDRILGRGGQGTVYKGMLTDGRIIAIKKAKNVDDSRFEEFVNEVVILSQVNHRNVVKLLGCCLETEVPLLVYEFIPNGTLYSLIHNQNDNEFPFTWNLRLRIASEIAGALAYLHSQISVPILHRDVKSSNVLLDEKYIAKVADFGTSKTIEVDKTHLTTAVKGTFGYLDPEYFHTSHYTDKSDVYGFGVVLVELITRQKPISSTPISSTPISSMQTGEDHVCMSLVERFLKSMNQNSLQTILDSQLVDERYENEVIFVAKLARQCLNSTGKMRPTMREILLELESIKLSKRDSTIDTKFRSPSCIENLADGIVGNTDTYCTWTSGSDTVESSSDAHPFL